The stretch of DNA ggcaagtctcggtccaatccggaaatgtttaatccccacacacgaaagaaagctagaaatgaccaccggaggagaacgaagcgccggaatgcaaaacggacaacggggaaaatgttcgaatgcatgagacgaacacgtatgcaaatgcaatgcacatgatgacatgatatgagatgcatgacaacgacaacaacacacggagacaaaaacccgaacccgaggaaataaatataacttaacaccaaaacggcaagagttggagtacaaatagggaaagttacatctggggtgttacataGGGTGATCTCGCGGTTGCTAAGTATGCTCGCCGCATGAATCTTCTCACTGACTGCCTCGCCGACATTGACAACGTCGTCACCGAGATCAATCTAACCACTCATTTCCTCCATAGCCTCGACAAATGTCTCGACACCATTCGAGTCGCTCTAGGCGACCAAGTACATGTGCTGTGTTTGACACGGTCCTCTCGCGCGTCTTCTTGGCGGAAGAATCCATGGCTCACCATGCCGCGGATGAGAGCGCCTCTGCGTTTTCCCTCCCTGGCTATGGGTCCTCGGGTGGTAGCAGCCTCGGCAATGGCGGCTGCGACCAAGGTGATCGCGCCGACCTCTCCTCCGCTGACGGCATCGACCGCAACCAGGGTGCTCCACATATGCCAAACCCCCAGTCTGGTTGTGGACGCGGTGATCGGATCGGCGATGTTGGTGACCGTGGCCACGATGTAGCCTTGGGCGTGGCCCCAAATGAGCCAACTCTAGGGGCCGCGCTCAGGGCTCCCAGCCCCAGTTCTCCCAATTCACGGGCTACTTCGCTCCCTACGGCATGGCGCTGCCGTCCCCGTGCTCGGGCTAGGTGCCTCCCAATGTCGCGGGTGTTCTCGGCCCTCGCCCAGGATCGCATGCCCAAGCGTACCCCATGTATCAGCCCGTGCCTTCATCTCCTCATCGGTACTCTCCGCCCCAGCCACCATCGTGGGAGCACCTCACCATGCTCAGCACTGCCTACAAGAACGGTGGCTTCCCCACCAACCCATCCCCCGAGTGGTATCTTGACAGCGGCGCCTCCCCGCATGTGATCGACACTCAAGGTAACCTGACCTTGTCTAGTTCTTCATTAAAGCATGTTCCTTCTAGCATTCTTGTTGGTAATGGGCGCCATCTCCTTGTCACGGCCACAATATCTACTACTCTCCAACCCCATGATTTTCATCGCACTGATGTTATTGTTTCCCCCACTATTGTTACAAGCCATATTTCAGTTCGTAAACTTACCAAGGATAACTCATGCTCTATTGAATTTTACCCATGTGGTTTTCTTGTGAAGGATCTCCGCACTCGGAAAGTTCTCACGATCTCCGTCAGTACTGGCGATCTCTGCCCCTTCATTGGCAATAATTCGGCTCGGGCGTCCGCACTCCTCGCTACCACCACCTCCTTGGATCTGTGGCATCATCGCCTTGGACACCCCGATGCTCACACCCTTTCTACCATGCCCAGATATTTACTTAGTGGCTGTAATAAGGCCCCACATTTACCATGTAGTGCATGTCAACTAGGTCGTCAACCACATCTTCCCTTTTCTTCCTCCTCTAGCAAAACATTTACGCCATTTGATTTAATCCATTGTGATTTATggacttctcccattgtaagctTCTCTAGATTTCAATATTATCTCATTGTGATGGATGATTTTACTCATTATTCATGGACTTTTCCTTTGCGTCATAAATCAGAAACATCCACCATCTTACAACTCTTTTTCACGTTTGTTCATACTCAATTCCATGTGATCATTAAGAGCATGCAATGCGATAATGGTGGCTAATTCATCACCTCCTCTTTACGCTCTTTCTTCTACTCTAATGGCATTGCTTATCGCTTCTCCTGCCTACACACTTATCCTCAAGATGGTAGAGTTGAATGCCTCATTTGGACCACCAACGATATTGTCCGCACCCTCTTCCTTAAAGCTAAACTCATTCCACCCTTTTGGGTCGAAGCCCTCCACACGGACACTTACTTACTTAACCAGCGCCCCTCTCGTGTCATTGCCCCCCACACACCCTATTTTATTCTCACCGGCTTGCATCCCGATACGATCATCTTTGCATCTTTGGTTGTCTTTGCTTCCCCAACCTATATGCCACTATGGATCACAAGCTAGCCCCTCGCTACACCTAGTGCATTTCGCTAAGCTACCCACTCGAACACAAGGGCTACCAGTGCTATGACTTAGACACACACCGCGTCATCGTCTCTTGTCACGCCATTTTTGACAAAACGGTGTTTCCGTACACGCCCCCACGTCCTGGCACACCATCTCCATAGAAAATCCCGATGCACTCCTACCCCCCAACTGGTTCCCTTCGATCCCCCATCCCACCTACCTCGTCCGGGACCCATCTGTCCTCATCGGCTGCCGCGGCCCGATCACCCAACCAACCAACGCACTCCGCGCCTCGTGCCGCCATGTGTGTCCCTCCCATTCGCTCTCCTCTACCCCCACGATCATCAAACCTCCTCGCACTCTGCACCGGTCGGCTTGCTGGACACCGCATCCCCCTCGGATCGCATGCTCACCGGCCCTACCACATCTTCCGCTTGCCCCACCAAATCAACCTTAGTTTCCGCGCCACCCactaccccaatgtcacctctgCCCATGCATGCAGTCCAGGTACAACCACCCCCATAACTCACACAAAATGTCCACCAAAGCCAAAATTGGTGATGTCATGCCCAAACAATTATTTCTTGTCGATGCCACGTCCAACTCCATTTCACTCATACCACACACATACAAATCATCTCTCAAAGATCCCCATTGGCGTCAAGCAATGCTAGATGAGTTTAGTGCTTTAATGAACAACTTTACTTGGTCTTTGGTGCCTAAGCCTGCAGGTGTAATGTTGTCACGGGTAAGTGGATTTTTCGCCACAAGTTTAACACGGATGGCTCCTTGCCACGCTACAAAGCACGATGGGTTATGCGCAGATTCACGCAACAAGAGGGTGTGGATCATGGTGAAACATTCAGTCGTGTGGTCAAGCTGGCAACCATTCATGTGGTGTTGAGCTTTGCTACCCACTCATGGCACATACATCAACTCGACGTCAAAAATGTATTTCTTCATGGTGATCTCAATGAAATAGTGTACTGCTCTCAACCAACTGGTTTTGTGGACTACTCAAGGCCGGATCATGTGTGTCTCCTCCGTAAGTCCCTCTACGGCTTGAAACAAGCTCCTTGTATGTGGTTCCTTTGTTTTCAAGCATTTCTTCTATCTCTTGGGTTTCGTGCTTCGAAGAGTGATTCCTTGCTAGTCATCATGCAACACAACCCCTCCATTGCCTACTTGTTGGTTTACATTAATGATATCATCCTAATGGCCAATTCTCCACAAACACTCACCTCCATCATCAACTCTCTCAAGTCAGAATTCTCCATGTCCGACTTAGGTGGCCTTCATCATTATTTGGGCATGAATGTCACCGCCAACCATTCCGGCCTCTTCCTATGCCAGCAATAGTACACCCTCAAGATTCTTGAGCGTGCCAAAATGCTCAATTGCAAGCCGATTTCCACCCTCGTAGACACCAGCTCTAAACTGCCCTCCCAAGAAGGTCAACTCCTCTGCAATCCAAGGCACTATCGTGGCCGGCGCACTCCCATACCTCACCCTCACACACCCTGATATTGCCTATGATGTCCAGCAAGCTTGTTGTTCATGCATGTGCCACGTGACACTCACATGCAACTTGTCAATAGGATCCTTCGATACTTGCAAGACACGTCACATTATGGGCTTCAACTATACAAGTCCTCCTCGAAGGATCTCATAGCATATACCGATGCGGGTTAGGGAGGATGTCTGGACACACGTAAGTCTACTTCTGGGTTTTGTGTCTTCCTTGGCACAAACCTCATTTCCTGGTCATCAAAGAGGCAACCCACTATCTCAAGGTCTAGTGCCAAAGCTGAGTATAGAGGTGTTGCAAATTGTGTTTGTTGAGTCCTGCTCGTTGCGACAACTACTCCATGTGCTCAAGCTTCCACCAACGCGTACTACTATTGTGTATTGTGATAACATCAGTGCACCCTACCTTGCGTACAACCCGGTTCAACACCAGCGCATAAAACACATTGAGATCGATTTGCACTTTGTTTGTGATCGGGTGGCCCTCGGTGAAGCTCGTGTTCTACATGTTCCCTCGAGTTCTCAGTTTGCGGACATATTACCAAAGGGTTGCCGTCACAAGTGTTCACTGATTTCAGGTCCAGCCTGAACATCCTTCCACATGGAGTTCCGGCTGAGGGGGGAGTTAGAACTTGTACATCGTACTGTCTGCTGTAACTGTATTTTCTACGTAGACGTAGGCCGATCCTATTATTCGGGATCTCATCGCCCTTGGCCTGCGTGCTCTCTGGTATAACCACACAATAATTATATTTACCTTTTCTCTCTTACCATCTGCCCATTTTGCACACACGTAAATTAAGGCTACATTATTTTTGTAAACAAAAAGAAAAGGCATACTTCACTGATTTTATTGACGAAACGACCAAGCAATCATCGCATAAAGAGTGGCTGCACGCAGCATCAGTAGAGAATAGAGATAGTGAGAAACTAAAGGGGACAAGGCATGCAAAGGGAATCACACAAGCATCAACTTTATTATGATACGAGAGACTAATCTATCTGGATATATGGACTGGTCGGAGAGTTGCAATCGATCAGTGACGTCACTTGGGCATAAATAATGGATGCATCCATCGATGGAACAAGAGGAAAGACAAATTTAGGGCCAAAAAGTGGTGGTTGAGTAGTGCAAGTTAACGCATGTTTAGGAGTACTACCCAGTGCATCATTATGCTTTTCTTCGTTGTTGCTTAGTAGTGGTGGTACATGCGTACTGTCAGCTGAGTCGTTGCATATGTGCCGGCCAGCCAGGATAATTGATTAGTTAATATATTTACTCGTCAAACTGAAACTAAGATTCGGTTGTCAAACTAACCATTCAACAAGTTTGACAGACAATAAATCTGACTGGGTCATCTGTCATCTACATGTACGGAGAGGCGACTGGCCACTCCAGCTACACTATAGTTAATTACAACTTTTTTCCTAAGTAATCTAGGGTTACAAATACTACAAAGCAATCGCTAGAAATTAAATCAACTCCTTAGACTAATTAACTAGACACTAAATAAAATGATTAAGTAAAACTAAAGCACTACTGCAGCTAAAGTTAATTACTGAGTTGAAAGAGagaaaatagaaaaacaatagGTTTGTCTTCTGTCATAGCTAAAGTTGTCATTTATTATTTCTCTAGTTTCATATTAACTATCCCATAATTTTAGGAGCGTACAAACATCAGTCATCAGAGATAGTTTGTACAACATGTTTTTTCTCTTCTGTAGATGACATGTATTGCATAATAAAAGATTGTCTTATCAACAATTGTAGATGCCCTTCACATGATTTTTGATCTATCTATGATGGCAAGCCTCTAGTGACACTCTATCAACTTGGATGGCTTAACAGTCCTCTGAACGAATATTGCATAAGGCTCAAGCCGCTTGCCAGACCCCTTATCACATATTGTTGCCGTATAAATGTATTGTCTAGTCTATTTCATTATATTAGTCTTTTGGTTGTTTCGGttagagcatgcacttctacatgGTATCGGATCCGAGAGGTCTTGACTGGCGCAATTAAATTGCAATCCACTTTTGGTCCACGTTTAGGCCTGAGGGAGCCATACGTGAGGGGGAGTGTTGACGTATAAAGTATTGCCTAGTCTCTTTCATCAGATTCGTCTTTTCGTTGCATTGCctagagcatgcacttctacacATATGGCTCGTTAGTGATAATCATATTGGATTTTCCATAAAACAGAAGAATGCCTACTGAATGCTGTATACGATATCAACAACCTAGGAGGACAATCATTAAATGTTTTATTGACATTTTGTTTTGGAAATAGAGGCAAAAAATTGTCTCATTTATTAATTAAGCATAAAGGGGTTGCCCAGTTAATTTACAAAAAAGGTGAAAACCTTTAGAAACTTGTCCAAAAAAATGCAACCAGGCAACAACCCTACAAGGAAAGAGACTATTCCCAACCCATGAAGCCACCCAACAACAAATGCAGACCGACAAACGCTCCCAAGACGCTAGCCTGCAAACACCCACACATGGGTCTCACAAACCCGGATGGATGTAAGTTGAGAGACCCGGAAGAAGCAAGAACAGAACAATCACAAGATACATAGTCCATTTGTAGAAGAACATAAGACAACTTCTCACAGGGCAATCACATATGTTCTCATTCGATCACTAGTAAATGAGAGCAGTTATTCACATTAcattctctctttttttatttacaGGTACATCATGACACAATTTACATGCAAATCATCACTATGTGTGAACTAAGCTTAGTTTAGATGATTAGCTTCCCTATGGTGGAACTAGCCCACCTGGTTCAAGTCTTAGACTTAGTATGGGTGATCGCATATTTCCTGAATTTATTTCATGTTCTCCTGCGCTATTCTTTCTGTGGTATGGCGTGCTCATCAACTATGAGGTTTTGTGATGACTTCATCAACCTCTAGATCTGTCGACTCGGTCTCTTAGAGGTGCTCAGGGAGTGCGTGTCTGCGTTCATTAGGTGAGTGTGCGTGGGTGTATGCGAGCGTCTGTGTTTGTATCATGTTTGTAAAAATATAAATTATTACTGAGCATATAATCAGATTTCATTTGTCACTTGAGCATTAACATATGCTAACCAGGGATGAAGAGGCGAGGAGGCTCACCCTTCCTTTTCTCAAACAAATTAACACATGTTAGCTCATGATAGATAGATGAACCTAACATAGAGTTATATGATCTACAAAAATAAGAAGTTATTAAAAAGATTGTGCAATTATTAGGCAAATTGAGATAGAATCCAAATTAATGGTTGATAATGCATGTTCTAAACATTAGTCATGTTCACATTAACTAGCAGGTGAAAGTATTGTATAATTAAAGCACATTACAATTAGGTTGTTTTTGCATCCACTGGAGTTGAAAGAATGCTATCGTTATGGATATGTCTGGTGAAACTTTTTACCGAAAAAGTCTGGTGAAACTTTTTAAAACACTAAGTATTGATATCTTCAAATAATAAGATGAATTTATGATAAAACTCTGGGATTTTACAATATACTAATAAACCAGATATTAGCTAGTGGTAAACAAACAAAAACACTGTAAACTAGCTAGGTAGAGGAAGTGTATCTCACATCAAACATGGTAGTCATCTCCCAGCTAGCTATGCTCAAGTACTACTCATGTGGTACATATACATGTAAACGCAAACAACAAAAAGAACAGCGGTCATCTTCCTACATCTTAACTTGGCATGCACTACTGCTAGTTAGGCTACTAGCTATAGCTAGCTAGCCATCTAGTACTGGTACCAACCAACCAGTGCAGAGCTCGATCAAACCAACCCATGGCATGAACTCCACCGCAACCGCGATCCATCTACCTAGCAGATGGATGCCAACTACTACTGGGGTATGTGGGGCGCCGCCACTACCAGTAATACAGCTGCTACCTGCCCGGCGCCGGCGTCAGCAGCTGAGCCGTCTTGGGAGGAGCAGGCGTTCGCGCGGGACGCCGCGGGCCACCTTGGTGCCGGCTGCGTGTGGCCGCCGCGCTCCTACACCTGCACCTTCTGCCGCCGAGAGTTCCGGTCTGCGCAGGCGCTCGGCGGACACATGAACGTGCACCGCCGCGACCGAGCTCGTCTCCGGCAGTGCGTCTCCCCGCCAGACCATCAAGCACAGCCCCAGCCGACAAGCCCTCATGATCATCATGAGCACCTTCAGCCAGGGATGCAGTATAGGGCGGCAGTGCGCCCTAAATCTCCACAGGATCAGCAGGCCAGCATGATAGGCCCCTCTACTACCTCTCCTTCCTATATATCCAGCATCATCAAAGAGAGCAGGAACAAGGTGTTCATCTCCATGCCTGCTGAGGAAGCCTCGGAAAGCGGCGATGAGGGGGAAAGGAGGAAGCGCAGGCGTGTCGTCGATCAGCCTCCAGCGGTGGCGCTACCGTTCTTCCTGCGGTGGTCACCAGCATCAAGTGAAAGAGAGGGAATGCAAGGAGCTGACGACGGTGATACAAAGGTACCCAAAGCAGCCCCAAGCCCTAGCCCTCTCCTTCTTGGAGTAGGCCGGCAAGAAGTGGATCTAGAGCTTAGGCTTGGGACTAGCTAGCTGCTGCTCCCAAAGTTGCATGATTTAATCTTCTAATTTTGCACTTCCAACTCGATCGTGTGCGTGAGTGTTCATGCTTCAGTTCTTCTTTTTCCCCTCGGTCTCTATTTCGTTTGTGCTTAATTCTTCTTGATTGCCCTTAGTCAATTTATCCGAATCCAAAAGCTTGTTTCTCTAcatatgtgtgtatatatgtatGTCGATTGAACTCTGCAAAAGCTCAAATCAAATCATGTTACAATTTGTACCTCCTATCAAGTGTTTAATTTGATTATGCTCGGATTACTTGGAGAGTTTCTTCTATGATTCCCATGTTTGATATCTCAGGTGATTTGCTTAATTGGGCAGTCTTATCAATACATGTGATTTTGTCAATTCTCAATGTTGATTTCTTGGAGAAGTTTGTGCTTCCATGGATCATTCATAGTCGTAAATAGTGCATGATGTTTGATCAGGAAACAAAGAGCTGTTGAGATTTTTGTGTACAAAATGTGAAGCAGAAACTCAAATTCATTGACAAAACATCAATATCGTTGTTCCAAACTAATTATCTGTTAACGTTTCTTCAACaaattatttttcaaaaaaaaatcttcAAACGATATAGGCAATAAATAGCCTTGTTTGCGAAAGAGGACATATATAGCTATATATTTCACTACCAATCTACCATGTATAGTTCATAAATTAAGATCTTATTAGCTAATCTATGTGAATCATATTCCACAGCGCTAGAACCAAATCTCTAATATTCATTTCATGTTTGCCTCGTGATGCCTCGCCTATAGTCTGCCATGCATTGGAGTTTTCCTCGTCAACCATGAACAAGGTTGCTTCTTCTTTCAAGTCAGGTCACAAGCAGACAGTAGATAGGGCAAAGTGATGATCTAATCTTGTCTTGTACACACACTCCTATATATGTAGGGTACAAGCATTGCAGAAAAGAGAGAGAATATGTCTCTCATATATTATACTATCATATCAAGATCAGGTTGATAAACAAGAAGTGATTATTTACTACTAGGCCAATTAGCACATGATAATAATTATTATTCCATGACAAATATATGCAGTGCTTGCATGTAAGGAATAATGGTGTGAAATGAGGAAATGCACCTATGGGTAAAAATTAAAGCATAAGTGGTGAAGTGCACATGTTAAAGCAAAGACCAAGCGGGCGGTGTAGATGCTGACATGCAGATATACTAATACTACACCCACTCGCAATATATGCCACTGCTGACACATATTCCGGCCCGGAGGTAGCATGTACAGGAACTATAATAAGAAGCAGCACATGCAAATCAGCATATGCAAGGCCGATGGAATAATTCAAGCATGCACGTCCTGCTGTGAATTTGTAACCTGCTAGCGCTGAGTACCCATATGTACAATTCTACAGTGCAGCAGTACAGATATACTTCTATCTGCACATGTTCACATACTTACAGCGTCTAGCTGCTAGCTCCCCGCCCAGCAGAGCATTGTTTTATGTGTGCATGTGCAGTGTCATTCCTTCCTTGTTTCATTATTGGTTAGGTAAAACCCTACCCTAGTGAATGGGGAGCTAATTAACCAATTGCTGCTAATCAGTCAATGCATAATGCTACATGCACACCTCTAGCTGCCACCATTAGAAGAGAAGCATTCGTTTTGTTCGGTTAATCTGAATCCTTGTGTAATACGTAGTTAGCTATAATTGAGTATACAGATGATGCTATGCACATCAAATAATTTCCTACCAAGAGGTGGTAATTAGTATATGCACGTGCCTACATGTACTGCTATGAATCTGCACCTACATGTACAATTCTACAGTAAAGCAGTACCAATGAACTTCAATATTTATGAACTAAGTTATGCAGTACATACTGATACAGCCAGCCGGCCACACGTCTCTAGCTAGCTCTCCTGCCAGCAGAACAGTGTCGTCTTTTATGTCTAGTACATGTGCAGTGTCCTTCCTCTCCTCTTTCATTATTAGTTAGGTAAAGACCTAATACATGGGTAGCTAATTAACCAAGTACCGCTAATCCATGCACAATGCTACATGCCCACATTTATTTGACTTTAGGAGACAGGCACTCCTTTTGTTCTCTTAATTTAAAATTCCTAGTGTAAGTAACCAGGATGCTTCTGTCCTTGCCTTACAATTCCATGACTGGTGAGCTGGGTAATTTGAGTATATAAGTGCTATACAAGTATACATTACATGGTCAAGAAGCCCACGATTTAAAAAAATATCTTCCAAAGTGACACGCAGTATATATACCTACACTTCCCTGGAATAAACTGTGCTGTGCGAAATTTATGCTAACTGGAAGACTTGACAGACACTTGAAAGTTTATTTGGATTGGAAACCAAAAAAATAAAAGTGCAACGAAGAAATAGAAGTAGTCTGAACTTTTTATTCAGATATCCCAAAGCATTGAGGGGAGAAATGCACCCATCTCTCCAGTGATAAAACACGCAAGGATATGCCTCATTTGTCCGCTCTGCAGCTCTACTAGCACATAATGCAATGCACGTCATAGAAATTCTTACCAACAGATGACTAGTAATTAGTAGGTGCACGTAGTACCTTGGAATGTACTGTAGTATTGTGTAGGTTAGAATAGGAGCATTGTAATAACCAGAATGTCAACAGGACTAAGTGAGCATTGTAATATATCAGAGTATTGATGGATATATTTACCTAACAACTTTTTCCAAAAGAAACTGAAACCAAAAGCATCACATGAGCAATAGACGGGAATCCCCTCCTCATTATCTTGTTAGATCCAGTTCAAGTTAACTGGAGGCTCAGACCACTGACCCAGTTggaaaaaaaaactaaaatacTGCATGTTCCAAAACGCCAAAACAGGATTTGAATTAACCAGATAAATCTGATATAACATTATACGGAATTAACAGGACCAATGGAAAACTGTTTTTGCTTCAAGATATGCCCAGCCGAATATAACCAGATCCATCAGCAACTCATGGCTGGACCACATGCCTAGTTGCTGTGATAATGTCTTTTAATTTCCTCAGCAATTCATCTTCTCCTTGTTCCTTGAGGGCCATAATTTGCAAAGAAGAAGACAGAACCCAAACCTTCACGCCCAACATTCTAAGGACATCTGGATCACGGTCGTAATCCTGACAGAGAAATAGGGAGAAGAACACATGGAATAAGCAGTCAAATGGATTATCCGGGAAAATTGTACGCAGGGAATTCTAAGATGGCAAAATACCTTCTCAGTAACTAAGACTACGGTCTCTTTGTTATGTTgatccacaagctgcctcactCTTTCTTGGATTAATTCTAGGTCCTATAGTAGGTAAACAAGGAGAGAAAATCAATCACCATGCAGTGAATGACAAAGAGAAGCTAGTATTAAGAAAATATATATTACAAATGCAGTATTGCAACAGCTAGACTATTGTTTCAGCCAAAAATGGGAGCAATTTCTTGCTTCACTTTCAGAAATGGTACATATTACAGTCCCATTGCCAAGCCAGGTAACATGTACAGCTGGACATGCGTATGTCATTCTGGAAGTACATGTAACTTGATTTGATTTGCTGATGTGGAGCTCCTAACTAGCAACGACCATGGAAAGAACATGAAGAGAGATAGCAGACACTTACATAATCATTGAAGAAATGATGATCACTGAAATCCAACCTATCAACATTAAGTGGACCAATCTACAGCAACCAATAAGTAAAGGATTATTTGCATGATTTCCTAGTAGCAGGATAGCACACTATTACAGTATGGGTGTGATTCCATTATAGTAAAAGCATCAAAGATTAGTCAGAGAAAACGATTGAAATACATCAGGCAAGTTGGAACCCTAGCGCCTCCACAGTCCACACCACCACCACCTTTCTCGCCCCCTCCCCTCGCATCACCGGAGGGCGCGTCTTGCTGCAGTACGCGCTCAGAGCCGGTCCTGAGATTTCAGGGGCCCGGGGGAAACTACAATCCGGGGCCCTTAGTAGACATGATTTTTTACCCCCAAAAAATAGGTGCATCCAAAATCATACAAAGAAATTTACACATATTAACTCGAAATTTTCTTCTAAAATTCCAAGATGCAACTAATATAGTATCAATATCAATCTCATCTAATAATTTCTTCTCAGTGCATTAAGTTACCAAGCCATTTAACATTGCAGATCTCAGGTAGTTTTTCAACAATTTCAACTTTCAAAAGCTTCTTTCAGCTGATGCTACAGTCAGTCATAGTAAATAAAATCCAATAGGCAATAGAAATATTAGGATAACAATCTGCTTCTCTGACAAACTCAAAAATCCACATCGCAGACATTGGTCTATTGAACAAAGTCAAGTGCATAACACTTAACTCAAAAATTAGATCCTTTAACCCAACA from Triticum urartu cultivar G1812 chromosome 3, Tu2.1, whole genome shotgun sequence encodes:
- the LOC125548924 gene encoding zinc finger protein 8-like; the encoded protein is MDANYYWGMWGAATTSNTAATCPAPASAAEPSWEEQAFARDAAGHLGAGCVWPPRSYTCTFCRREFRSAQALGGHMNVHRRDRARLRQCVSPPDHQAQPQPTSPHDHHEHLQPGMQYRAAVRPKSPQDQQASMIGPSTTSPSYISSIIKESRNKVFISMPAEEASESGDEGERRKRRRVVDQPPAVALPFFLRWSPASSEREGMQGADDGDTKVPKAAPSPSPLLLGVGRQEVDLELRLGTS